From Thioalbus denitrificans, a single genomic window includes:
- the lptC gene encoding LPS export ABC transporter periplasmic protein LptC, with protein sequence MPRFPMPRFPLPRLSPTTAGLLVLGLLAGLSSLFAYRYEPWWPTRTDVQRHDPDYWFEGFSAVRMNLEGVPIQRLTGKRLQHYPDDDSTELETARLVHYPQQGAPWVVTAERARVTEDGALVFLPGQVLAEQAPTAADPGLTLRTHDLRVLVEQEYLETDREVSITRGGDMINATGMRAFLREERLLLQSKVKATHEPNRR encoded by the coding sequence ATGCCCCGGTTCCCCATGCCCCGGTTCCCCCTGCCCCGCCTCAGCCCCACCACCGCAGGCCTTCTCGTCCTCGGCCTGCTCGCGGGGCTGAGCAGCCTGTTCGCCTATCGCTACGAACCCTGGTGGCCGACCCGGACGGACGTGCAGCGCCACGATCCCGACTACTGGTTCGAGGGCTTCTCCGCGGTGCGCATGAACCTCGAGGGGGTGCCCATCCAGCGCCTGACCGGCAAGCGCCTGCAGCACTATCCCGACGATGACAGCACGGAGCTGGAGACGGCCCGGCTGGTGCACTACCCCCAACAGGGTGCGCCCTGGGTGGTGACCGCCGAGCGGGCACGGGTCACCGAGGACGGCGCACTGGTGTTTCTCCCCGGGCAGGTCCTGGCCGAGCAGGCGCCCACCGCCGCCGATCCCGGCCTGACCCTGCGCACCCACGACCTGCGCGTCCTGGTGGAGCAGGAGTACCTGGAGACCGACCGCGAGGTTTCCATCACCCGCGGGGGTGATATGATCAACGCAACCGGCATGCGGGCCTTCCTGCGGGAGGAGAGGCTGCTGCTACAGTCCAAGGTGAAGGCCACCCATGAACCGAACCGCCGTTAG
- the kdsC gene encoding 3-deoxy-manno-octulosonate-8-phosphatase KdsC translates to MQDILQRAARTRLVIFDVDGVLTDGSLYLDDNGMEYKAFNSRDGHGMKLLRQTGVEIAIISGRSSGVVKERMESLGIHHVYQGREDKLNALGELLDRLDTPLEEVAYVGDDVIDLPVMRRVGLAVAVADAHPFVCKHAHWQTPSPGGRGAAREVCELIMEAQGTLQAILEAYL, encoded by the coding sequence ATGCAAGACATCCTGCAACGCGCCGCCCGCACCCGCCTGGTCATCTTCGATGTGGACGGGGTGCTGACCGACGGCAGCCTCTACCTCGACGACAACGGCATGGAGTACAAGGCCTTCAACTCCCGCGACGGACACGGCATGAAGCTGCTGCGCCAGACCGGGGTGGAGATCGCCATCATCAGCGGCCGCTCCTCGGGGGTGGTGAAGGAACGCATGGAGAGCCTCGGCATCCACCACGTCTACCAGGGGCGGGAGGACAAGCTCAACGCCCTGGGCGAACTGCTCGACCGGCTGGACACCCCCCTGGAGGAGGTGGCCTACGTGGGGGACGATGTCATCGACCTGCCGGTGATGCGGCGGGTGGGGCTGGCGGTGGCCGTGGCCGATGCCCACCCCTTCGTCTGCAAGCACGCCCACTGGCAGACCCCGAGCCCGGGCGGCCGCGGGGCCGCGCGCGAGGTGTGCGAACTGATCATGGAAGCCCAGGGCACCCTGCAGGCGATTCTCGAGGCCTACCTCTGA
- a CDS encoding calcium/sodium antiporter, with protein MTLSILAVIAGFVLLVLAGDRFVTGAAALARNLGVPPLLIGLTIVAFGTSAPEMAVSATAAWVGNPGLAIGNAIGSNIANIGLVLGITALVQPLHVHSNTLRREFPVLFAITLLTLALLLDGELGRFDGAVLIAGLGLVIYWMVSIGRASRISDPMTAEYAEEVPRGMPTATALLWLALGLVLLPLSSRLLVWGAVNIASGFGVSDHVVGLTVVAIGTSLPELAASVAGALKREHDIALGNILGSNMWNLLAVLGLPGLIRPTLLEPAVMTRDFPVMLIFTVALFAMAYGFRDGSRLTRFEGGLLLGGFAGYMATLVLTAA; from the coding sequence ATGACCCTTTCAATCCTCGCCGTCATCGCCGGATTCGTCCTGCTCGTCCTGGCCGGCGATCGCTTCGTCACCGGGGCCGCCGCCCTGGCCCGGAACCTGGGGGTCCCGCCCCTGCTCATCGGCCTGACCATCGTCGCCTTCGGCACCTCGGCCCCGGAGATGGCCGTTTCCGCCACCGCCGCCTGGGTTGGCAACCCGGGGCTCGCCATCGGCAACGCCATCGGCTCCAACATCGCCAACATCGGCCTGGTGCTGGGCATCACGGCCCTCGTCCAGCCCCTGCACGTCCACTCCAACACCCTGCGCCGCGAGTTCCCGGTCCTGTTCGCCATCACGCTGCTCACCCTGGCGCTGCTGCTCGACGGCGAGCTGGGCCGGTTCGACGGCGCGGTGCTCATCGCCGGGCTGGGGCTGGTGATCTACTGGATGGTGAGCATCGGCCGCGCCAGCCGGATCTCCGATCCGATGACCGCCGAATACGCCGAGGAGGTCCCCCGGGGCATGCCCACCGCCACCGCCCTGCTCTGGCTCGCCCTCGGGCTGGTGCTGCTGCCGCTGAGTTCGCGCCTGCTGGTGTGGGGCGCGGTGAACATCGCCAGCGGATTCGGCGTCAGCGATCACGTGGTGGGCCTGACCGTGGTGGCCATCGGCACCAGCCTGCCGGAGCTGGCCGCCTCCGTGGCGGGCGCGCTGAAACGCGAGCACGACATCGCGCTGGGCAACATTCTCGGCTCCAACATGTGGAACCTGCTGGCGGTGCTGGGGCTGCCCGGGCTGATCCGGCCCACCCTCCTGGAACCGGCGGTCATGACCCGCGACTTCCCGGTTATGTTAATCTTCACAGTTGCCCTGTTCGCCATGGCCTACGGCTTCCGCGACGGCAGCCGCCTCACCCGCTTCGAGGGCGGCCTGCTGCTCGGGGGCTTTGCCGGCTACATGGCCACGCTGGTCCTGACCGCGGCATGA
- a CDS encoding KpsF/GutQ family sugar-phosphate isomerase, giving the protein MSTAVTPPSAETEDRRLIELGLAVIRAETAALEDLAGRIDGNFAQACRYLLGCTGRIVVIGMGKSGHIGSKIAATLASTGSPAFFVHPGEASHGDLGMITPQDVVLALSNSGETEEILTILPLIKRQGVPLITLTGNPASTLARNAEVNLHVGVAQEACPLGLAPTSSTTAALAMGDALAVALLEARGFTAEDFARSHPGGRLGRRLLLLIGDIMHTGDSLPMVPEQALLSDALLVMTRQGLGMTVVVNEAREVLGVFTDGDLRRALDRGVDVHATDIGAVMTRNCATVSPDTLAAEALHLMETKKINALPVVDGGGRLVGAFNMHDLLRAGVV; this is encoded by the coding sequence GTGAGCACCGCCGTGACCCCCCCTTCCGCCGAGACCGAGGATCGGCGCCTGATCGAACTGGGACTGGCCGTCATCCGGGCCGAAACCGCCGCGCTGGAGGATCTCGCCGGGCGCATCGACGGGAACTTCGCGCAGGCCTGCCGCTACCTGCTCGGCTGCACCGGCCGGATCGTGGTCATCGGCATGGGCAAGTCCGGCCACATCGGAAGCAAGATCGCCGCCACCCTGGCCAGCACCGGCAGCCCCGCCTTCTTCGTCCACCCGGGCGAGGCCAGCCACGGCGACCTGGGCATGATCACCCCCCAGGACGTGGTGCTGGCCCTGTCCAACTCCGGCGAGACCGAGGAGATACTCACCATCCTGCCGCTCATCAAGCGCCAGGGGGTGCCGCTGATCACCCTCACCGGCAATCCGGCCTCCACCCTGGCGCGCAACGCGGAGGTGAACCTGCACGTGGGCGTGGCCCAGGAGGCCTGCCCCCTGGGTCTCGCCCCCACCTCGAGCACCACCGCGGCGCTGGCCATGGGCGACGCGCTGGCGGTGGCGCTGCTCGAGGCGCGCGGCTTCACCGCCGAGGATTTCGCCCGATCCCACCCCGGCGGGCGGCTGGGTCGGCGGCTGCTGCTGCTCATCGGCGACATCATGCACACCGGCGACAGCCTGCCCATGGTGCCCGAGCAGGCCCTGCTCAGCGACGCCCTGCTGGTGATGACCCGCCAGGGGCTGGGCATGACCGTGGTGGTGAACGAGGCCCGCGAGGTGCTCGGGGTGTTCACCGACGGCGACCTGCGCCGGGCGCTGGACCGCGGGGTGGATGTGCACGCCACCGACATCGGCGCGGTCATGACCCGCAACTGCGCCACCGTCTCCCCCGACACCCTCGCCGCCGAGGCCCTGCACCTCATGGAAACGAAGAAAATCAACGCCCTGCCGGTAGTGGACGGGGGCGGCCGGCTGGTGGGCGCCTTCAACATGCACGATCTCCTGCGCGCCGGGGTGGTGTGA